In bacterium, a single window of DNA contains:
- a CDS encoding ABC transporter substrate-binding protein, with product MTSEPTVDGLRARHRVSLTRRSSRRAFTRGVLGGIAILLVSAPVGFSADDSAEEAELTAEPTQIIEKAAGQIMAVLARKDEPAEVRVREIEEIAYAIFDFTTMSKLVLARNWRKMDKPKRAEFVREFKTHLSRTYGTRLDRYDQEEVEVYGAQVEVRNDVTVKSRIVGGQFDGAEIAYRLRNRKDAWKIIDVVIEGVSLVSNYRSQFATVLNGGTIDDLITKLKDKNFVVDQPAPEKGQG from the coding sequence GACGGACTCCGGGCGCGTCATCGGGTCTCGCTGACCCGGCGAAGCTCGCGGCGCGCGTTCACGCGCGGCGTGCTCGGCGGGATCGCGATCCTGCTCGTGAGCGCGCCGGTGGGTTTCTCCGCCGATGACTCCGCCGAAGAGGCCGAGCTGACGGCGGAGCCCACGCAGATCATCGAGAAGGCCGCCGGTCAGATCATGGCCGTCCTCGCGCGCAAGGACGAGCCCGCCGAGGTCCGCGTCCGAGAGATCGAGGAGATCGCCTACGCGATCTTCGACTTCACCACGATGTCGAAGCTCGTGCTGGCTCGAAACTGGCGGAAGATGGACAAGCCGAAGCGCGCCGAGTTCGTCCGCGAGTTCAAGACCCACCTCTCACGGACCTACGGCACGCGTCTGGATCGCTACGACCAGGAGGAGGTCGAGGTCTACGGCGCCCAGGTCGAGGTCCGAAACGACGTCACGGTCAAGAGCCGGATCGTGGGCGGCCAGTTCGACGGCGCGGAGATCGCCTACCGCCTGCGCAACCGCAAGGACGCGTGGAAGATCATCGACGTCGTGATCGAGGGCGTCTCCCTCGTCTCGAACTACCGCTCCCAGTTCGCGACCGTGCTGAACGGCGGAACGATCGACGATCTCATCACGAAGCTGAAGGACAAGAACTTCGTCGTCGACCAACCGGCGCCCGAGAAGGGGCAGGGGTAG